GCTATATCCGATGCCCTTCATGAGATCAACAGCCGGACGGATTTTCCTCCTATtgtgatcggagcggtcttccTTGATACTTGTAACGTGCCATTGAGGGCAGCTTCGCTTGTCATGAGCCATTTCCAACCTGATGGAGTCCTGGGGAATTTGGCGAACGTGCTCAAGATCAGGTGTCCTTCAGGGCAGCATCCAAACATTCAGGCCGTCAGTGTGCTGCAGAAGGTGGTCGGAGTCATCAGTGGAGCACGTTCATTCGAAAACCACCGGTTGGCTACGATCTCTGGACTACTCGGCATACCTGTGGTAAGCTGTAGGCCAACCATAAATAACTGGACAGCTCTTTGACGAACCATTTTCTTCTAGATCTTTAATACATTTCTTAGTTATCGATGAAGTTTATGGCAATAGAGACACCCAGAAGCAGTGTTGATGGGTCAGTTAAACTCTCTATCTTCTCGTTCAGGTGAGCTATCGTTCATCATACAGACAGGTACCGCTTGGGGACATCGCTCGCCTCGTTGGTAATGAAGTACCATTCTTGACCTCCTCTCCCGATTTCCCCCTGGACGAGTCGCCACCAATCTGTGAGTTACTTCGGTAAGTCCGTCTCTGCCAGATCGCTTGTGACTTTGGTCAATCCTGCAATCTGAATGAGAGTTTAAGCCAGGGATCCTGGCACCTCGAATTGAGTATACAGTGAAACCATTCTAAGCGGACAcccctcttttaaggacaccacttgtcagtccaatATCGAGAGGCTGAGTATATTTcaggttatgtcaggatgatggcagtcccgagggtgtccttatcagAGAGCTGTTCTGCTGTATTAGCTCGAACCCGTAGCGGTGCTAGGGACTCCGTGATAACCAGGATTGGAGGCAGTTTATTGAGATGGACTTCTCTTCCTGTCTGATGATAGGGTCCAGAGACCAATAACTCAAACCGGCCTCCAGTAGCAAACTTGACCAATAAGTAAATTTATCTTTTTGTTTTGGCTTCTGCAGGCGACTTGAGTCGAACTATGTGTCGTTGGTCACTGGAGAAGACTACGCCTCATACATGATTTCCAAGGGGATGGAAACATGCCTTCGACGAAATAGAATCTGCATTGCCGCCAGGTTAATGATGAAAGAAGAAAGCAGTCCACTTGAATATGAACAAATCCTAGACGGTTTGAATAGCCATCCATCAGCGAAATGTAAGTAGGCACATACATTACCCGTGACCCTCGGCTTTTGTAGCGAATATGCCTCGCGCTGGCAATATCCGTTCACGGGTCTTCAAATCAATCACGATGTTGGAAACGACCACCTGACTCTTTCCGAGTTTGCAAGATGCAATATTTTCTGAAGACAGTAACGCTTACTCAGCTGATGTGCCCTGCGGTCAGTGAAAAAAACCTGGACTTTTCAGCCTTGAGCTTTCCAATAGCCTTTTTACTCAAATTGTATTGACAGACGGGTGGCAGTAATTCTGTTACCAGGTGGCGAATATATTCTGATGACACAAGAATCTGCCAAAAGAAGTCCAGAGCAACCGATCGATGTGTATATTATTTTCGGGGAGCCGCGGTCTCCGCCATGCACTCTCCCCTCTGGTATGTTACATTACTTCTTACAGACGTTATTGTCATCGACGGCAGGGGAAGCAAGAACGTGCGTGGTTTGTTTGCTGCCGCTAGAAGGCGCGGTCTGACTGGAAGGTTTCGATGGTTGGACGGCAGTGGTTGGGGGGCTGACGGGTCCTTTGATGTGACCGGTCTTGAGGACGTCATCTTAGGCGCGATTACGGTACAACCTCGGCCCATTGAAGATTTCAGGTAGGCATCAAAATGTCCCACTTCATGTCCGTTGTTGCCTAGGGCCAACCACTCTATACGCCTGAGGCGCCCTCTAGGTACCAAGCAATGCACACTCTCCAACTTTCATGTTATATCGAAGCTTTTGCCATCGTCAAGACAGTTTCACCATTCCCAAATGATCGTGTATAATATAGAGTACTACTAGCCAGAGCATCGAAATACGACATGTTTTCTGCAGGGTCTATGTATGGATTCGTTGACCGACAGCCCATGCTGATCCTTTATTTCAGATTGAAGGAAAGTCATTCTAGCCAGCCCTCTGTGTTCGCCGAGTATCTAAAGCCCAATATTACCGGTGAGAGTTGATACAGAGGCAGATGCTTCAAACGACTGGTATTTCTGAAGTAGAAGACCTTCTGACTCTAATACACCTTCTTATACAACATGTAGCTTCGTCTGCAGTCTACTCCAAGTGCCTATCTTGGGGAGTGCCGAGTCGAGATGACCCATGTGAGCACGTGTCAGCAATGATAGAATGTGGACGAAGAAACGCCGCCTTGTTTAATCGGAACCGGTTTAACAAAGATTTTGATGTGATGCATCGTCGTTGAATAAATGGTATGCGATCACGTGACCTGACGTCAACGCGTTACCGCTTCTGATACACTATTCCGTTTTCTCTTCAGAGGGTTTCATTAACCCTGAGCTGATCTACGCCCGGGAGGCTGTTTACGCCTACGCTTACGCCCTCATGGGAATGTATCGAGAACTGTGCCCTGGTCGGCCAGCGGTGGGACTCTGCTCCAGAATGTGGCCGAGTAATGGGACAGTGCACCAGGGAAGCCATCTCTACAAGAAGCTTAAAGAAGTACGCTTCTCCGAAGGTACGACCACCTGTCAATCACTTGCACATCTTACAGAATTCCCAGTGCCAGTGATCACCGGTGGCTCCTGGGATCGATTCGGCTGGAGGAACTTTCTCACCAGCGCTACCACACGCCGTAGCGAATCTTCATCAGTTTTCCATTACTCGTGTATACGTGATCCGTCGGAACATCGCAGAACCTCTTGATGAGATCTTGACGGGAACCTTGGTGAAGCGAGTCGGTGATTATCCGCTTCACCCGACTTGCCTCATAGGTCCTGGTCTACCGTGACAGCTACAGAAGAGCCAATGGTCAATTAAGTGCGGCCTGATCATATGTACGTATTCCTCGATAGACTTATCTCTTTCAGGTGCTGGCCAACCGTTCTACTTCAACAGCAGGAACGAGGGAAGAAAAAACCTCCTCTTGAAACAGTACACAAAGGTGGATGGTCGTTACTCCTGGCAACAGATAGGAACATACGAAGACACTGCAGGTTTGTCCTCCTTCAAATGTCTGATCGAGGTCGGACCGCAGGCCAGTTTCCACTGAGGAGGCAAACCTGGGAAACTGCGTAGCTTTCACCGTGTTTTCACAGACGTTAGATTTATTTCGATGTAGGTTTTTGCCTTGACAAGCACAGAGTAGGAGATTTTAATTACATATGGTAATGGCCATAATTGCGTGTACACAAAGTAATTGGAACTGACCACAAACTCTTGAAAGAGGCAAAACCGCGACGTTCAACCGAACCGTTGTAGTGGAATCAGACTTGATCCCCAGGCCCCATTCGGTCTACATCAGCAGTGCATTACCGGCCAATGCTGGCCGGTCTACATGTATCGggacatgtatataattcacgCAACGCCATGATGTTGACTTCAAACTTGTACGGAAACTGGTAGTAAACATGAAGTTGTTAGAAGTTGCCATGCAGTGACGAAACAACCAATTCGAAACCTGACTAGTTTTCCTTTTCCCTCCTCTTTGCAGACTTGGAAACCAGGCTGACAATCCAACCTAGCGCCTCCCAAGCTCTCGAGTCCTTGACGCCCTCCGTCTGCTCGCTTCCTTGTCAAAGCCACGAGCGGAAATCTTACATGACATCCCCAGGCTGCTGTTGGATATGTGTGAATGGGGACTAGAACATGTACAAGCTGCCGACGCCAACGACGGAACAAACTGACCAGCCCGACACGATCTCCACGCACCGATTCCAACCATCCTGCGGAATGGCCCGCCTACCTCGAACGCCTGTAAGAGTCGATTAAAAACTGGTTCCAAATTCATACATGGGATGGCGTTCGAGTAGACACGCTATACAGCGTCCGTGTGACAAGTGACAGTCCAGTGACATTTCATAATAACACTAAGCATTTTTACAGACTGGAACCGGTCAAGTTCGGTCTCGTATTGGCCTGGACGTGCACAGCCACACTTTTTCCCATGGGAAAGGATAGCATGAGACGGTTCCTGGCTGATGTTACAGCAAGTAGTGTACGAGGTTTTTGTAATGGACCTGAAACAATAACTCTCCAACCCGAGATAAAAGCGTGTTTCGACCTTGTTATGAGTGCGCTAAAGTCACCTCGAGTCTCGGCGAACTCGTGCTAAAGTCACCTCGAGTCTCGGCGAACTCGTGCATGTACGACTaaccagcctggttactctCAGGTAGAACAAGCATCAGTAATTCGGTGCACGCTAAACTATGCATTCTTGGGAGCTTGCCATATCACCCTAGCCTATTCACCATATTGAAATTCGACGAGTTGGAAGTATCATTCCATTCCCTGCTCAAAATTTGTAATCCGTACCTTCAGCATGTCGCTGGTCAGTCAGACAATGACATCCTAAATTGGGCAATTGTAGCCCGATCGACTGAGCTGTCGCCCACCGATACCCTGTTCAAATCTTACTATTTCACCTCGCCTAATATAAGTTTACAACCAAATCACCACTGTAGAAGGGTGTTGGCAGTTAAGCTGGCGTTGAGGTGTTATCACTCTGAAAGTATCAGTCCAGCTGCTAGTAAACTGGTCAACCGATTGACACAGTCTACAATGTAGACCAAAAATGCTGTCATAAATTAATGTTCAGGATGTTTGTCCTTGAATATATTGATATCCCTGATTGGTATGACCATGATGTTGCACAACACTTTATTGTAAATACGCGTTGGAGGTCAAAGATTGTTAGGGACGGCTTATAGAGACAGCTGAAGCCAGCAGATAAGCATCAGAGTTATGTCACACCCCAATAAAGCTTTAGCAAGTAGACCTAGGCGACTAAACACACACAAAAAACCATGACACTAGAATAATCAGTCCGTGTTGATTGATGTTCAAAAGACAGTTTTGTTCCATCGCATAagttgcggttccactacagCTAAGTCcggactacatccgaattagttgtgcttccattacagctagtccggactaCACAAGTCCGGAtctcactaagagcggtcttattaagttcggataggacaagcggatttaagccgaacttagaatagacccggatctaaagcagaaatGACCTGTTATGGAACCGATAGATTTCACAAACCTGTGATGTTCCCAATCCGCCATGAGTTTGTTCGGATCGGTAATGTCATACTTGGGTAGTTTACTAAATGGCAATTTAACGACCAGGTGATATATTTGTTAGGTTCATCAGCTGTCCCGTATGTACTAAACCCGTGACATATTCAAGCAGAATTATAACCAATCTTAAAGAAATATCACATTGAGTGGTTAATACTTAAAATGTGTTGTTTAAGCTGACAGATGCAAGTTTCAATGGAAGCCCCCGACTTtaaatttacaatatgaatgaaacggTGATCAATGAAATGTGGCACTGGCCCATGTATACAATAGCATCATGATACGTCATCATCGCAAGAGCCCGTATGTCCCCCTAACAACTGGCTCAAAAAGAGTACGCACGACCCGGCGATCGGACACAATCATGCTGGTTTGAATTCGGTCACACCTTTTCTGAGAGACCAGGACAAAAGACACATGGAAAAACTCACCACTCGCTGAGCCGCTGTGTAAAAACTAGAACCAGGCCGATAACAAGTACCAGGCCGATATCTAGTACCAGGCTGATATCTTGTACCAGGCCAATATCTAGTATCTAGTACCAGGCCGAtatcttcaaagtttggtttttcttccaACACATTGTCCAGGTAAgagatttgaaaacatttttcttcttttgggAGCCCTTCAAATAATAGATATTTGGGAGCCGTTCCATTAGTTCTTGCACAGCAGACCAATGGGACAGTGACACTGAAGTCGACTATACAGTCGGGTTTCCCGCTCCTGCCTACGTGTTCCGACAGATGTCTGCTTTGTTGATGTTTTGATTTCCACAACAGATCGATGGAGAACTAGACGAACCACGTGGAACACGGCCAGTCGATCACAGAGAGGATTCACTGCTTTCTAAAGAGAATTAGACTATGTGTATATGTGACACTGCTACTGACATACTGAAGAATAACAGGACTATCAATATCTTACTGTTTGGAATCAGGACCACGAATTAAGGTAGGAATATATAACTCACTCATATGGTTGCACTATTAGCAGTAAGAATGAGGTCATCTGTCTGTGTTTTGTTTGAGTAGCAACCTTCACCCAATGACCTAGCTCCGACAGACACAACATACCCAAATCGAACAACGGATGAAAGTGGATGGCTACTCATGGTCAGGCAGCTTTACATCCCCGAAATCATACTTAGGCGAGTTATCGGCTGGTCCGCCATGAAAACTCGCAGCCTGGGGCCCAGGCAAGAAATCCATTTTCCTATCCACGCCAACAAAACATAGATGGTACTTTGTATATAAATGTTGcttatttcaaaaatgttacGAAAGGATACTGCCTTGTCCGGCGATTAATTGCCGGAAGTGGGACAAGAATATGAATCATTTGGCCACCATCGTCATTTGTCGTATTGCCGCCGCTACAGACTCTCACTGCCCGCATCAGCTCGAGAAGAGATAGCCCCACGACTTTTCAGAAGAAGATTCTAACATTTCTGTAAGTTTCTGTACTGAAGTCAATGAAACAGGCCGCGTATGAATTCGTCATTAAAGCATTTAAGTTGTGCCTCGTCTCACTCAACGAAAGCGAATAAATGACCGAGACGGATTCCGACTGTGATACCGATCTCAGTCAAATTCCTCGTTGTTGACCAACCACTCCCGAATTCAGTCTGTATCTAAATGAGGATGGTGCTCCCTTAAAGGGTGGGGCCAATTAACATGTAACCTGATAAAAAGCTAACATTGAGATCATCGAAGTATCACCAACTCCTCTCAAAGCAAGCTACTTTCTTAACTCAAATCACTGATTTTTCATTAAAGGGAAAAGGATGTCCAAGTTTAGCAAGCTTCGTCTGCCAAAATGGAGTAAAAATAAAGCCAAATCGAGTGAAGTAAACACCAGTGCTGTCAACAGCAGGACAGAGCTTTTTTTCAATTCAGTGAACAATGACCGGGTTCTGCTTCCTACTACCAGCTTGGATGATGATGGACTTGGGACAGACCACATTCCAAATCCTTCTGATAGCGACAGTAGTGGGTCGTCGGAGTCCATAGTAATTGAGGTGGAACACTGGAACAATCATATCGAGTTCTTCTTCTCCTTGCTGGGGAATTCTGTTGGACTGGGAAATGTCTGGAGGTTCCCTTATATCTGTATGCGGAATGGCGGTGGTAAGTGATGTGAATATCATGTATGCTCTTGCCCGAGAAGGTCAGTTGATCACGCAGATAACGAGAAAGCTATTTCACTGGGAGGCTACAGTATCTAATGTCGCTTTTGTTGTTGGGATAGCAGTCCTTGTCAAAAATGTAAATCAAAGGTAGCAGATTTGGCCTGAGGAGGAGGTTGTACTCGCAGATGAGCGTGACCAACACACGATTGGGTTTTGgctaatttcatttcatttcacttcgtcctccattgaccattgacatcagattgaaattgacagtaaatattgacataaaagtAACAATGTTATATTTTATAATATAGTATTGTTACCGGTATGCCAATCTTCACTTTATGAATAAAAAAGAGTACATGTAGCCGTGAGTTATAGTACATGTCCTCTTAACAATAATTCTCATGTACTTGTTGAAATCTCTCATAAGCCAACAATGTGACAGACTGGGATACACATGCTTTTTATAACATCATTGTATTTGAAGTGACACCTGCTACTTAAGTCAGCATCTTTCTATTGTCAGAGATGATGTTCACACCCACTGTTTTGTAGAGAGGGAGAGTTTCACAAAAGACCGAAACAAAAGGCGCAGAACAGAATGATTCATGAGTCGACCAATCCATGATGTAATGCTGTAATGTAATGTTTACCATCTGTGAAAATAACGTCAGAACAGACGAACCTTTATTGATGGAGTTAAATAAAGCTCAATCATCAATCGTCTGCTGATCGATATTGGCGGGCTGCCCGCACAGTGTCGTTTTGAAAAGATGCCAGCGAGCTATCTTTATTTTCTACGAATATCAACACAACAGAGATTTCTTTCTTCGTGAAGGTCACCTTCACATTGTGGGACTAACGTAAGACGCTTAGTTTAGCGTACGTAGCCTAACGTCAATCCTTGGTATATGTTGAAGACTATGTTTACACTAATATCCTAGCTCATATGTCAAAGAAAGTATATTTTGTCTTCCTACTCCTACATATCGTCTTAAATGATGAACTTATATGGACATGATTGAGTGATTTTCATATAATTATCCAACCAAGTAGCCCATTTGCCAAAGGAGCTGGAAAAGCATTCGATTTCGATTAGAAACGAACTGCCAATAAGCTGTACTGTAAATCACTCAAAACGGTCGTTAACGAGAGGTGTCTCCTATTCGCTGCACACAGGTTATAATTAAGTACCGATGAAACCATGATTTGCGTCAAAGAAAGCCCTCGTATAGTTCATAATTCAACTTGTTGCTGCCTCACAGATCTCTCCATCTTGATGATTTTGTCTAGTCCCCCCCTCGCCGTGCCCCTCACACGGCGAGGGACGTGTCACGTACGTTGCGATCAACCTGGCATAACAGCGACATGCACAGGTAAATCACTCACCATCagagaaaataaaaacaaaattctGGAACAAAATGGTTCATTGACAGCATTTAATTTGTACATCTTCATTACAGGCGCCTTCCTGATTCCATATTTCTTTGCCCTGACCATGGTAGGAGTTCCCTTGTACTATCTGGAGGTGGTCATTGGCCAGTTCTCTGGGCTCAGAGTCACACAAGCATGGAGTTTCTGTCCTTTATTTGAGGGTAAGTCCCATTGCCAAAATAAACATAAATAGAAAAatgaatggtcgcgttagtgaaattgaaaatccggggacaaatgcatgattaagttttcccgccaaaattgttgaaacgtttcataagttcaaaattctgaaatattttcaaagccaaacttTTTTTGGGCtgacagaaatcatggcagcatccGTCTTTTCACGGCTGTTAGGCCCTTTTGTCGGGTAAGAGATGTGAATTCGGTTttttgggaccgcccaatccagtggtcgtggtctgggtaccggggtggtcgtgttaccgggggcctcgtaatggtaattagagagggaACCATTCGGGGCCGGCGATTCTTcttcgtcatagcggggtggtcgtcGACCGGGATTCCACTGTAGTCACATGTGCCGCTGAAGTATTGTGCAGACCAGGAAGAGAGGAATATGTCAAAGCGATATCTGCTGAAGGCAATACAATTGGACACGCTAATTGCCAACACCAGTCACTTAATCTTGGTTCCGATTTTTcaatacaaaatatgatatgataaaAAAGCTTCAAGATTCAATCAAAAATGTTGGTTTGATGCCCAATAAGGACAATATATGATAACAGAAGTGTTCTTAGTTTAACAAAAACGATCAGTCTTGCATTAATAAACGCACCCTTTGCCGTCATAATACAAAGTAAGGATTTGGGACTTGGTTGTGCCAATGACGTCAGAACCCACATGGTGGAGAAAAACATATTTCAAACTTTAAACTTTGAAAGTGTGTTTAAACTTTCAGCCCCTCCCCTCTGTCTCGGAACACTTATAGACCACACAGTTACATGTGACATCTTGAATGTTTTCAAAGATATGTCTGGGTCAAATAAATGCAATTGTAAGTAACccaatttgaaaagaaatgtaGAATACCCACAACATGATTTTCATTACAAGCCCAGCCATCTTACTAACCAGTAACTGTGAGATGCAACAATCAACACACCTGGAAAGGTGCTTGGCAAATAGTTTATGTTGTATTGTCTTCCTCTCTATTTTAAGGTATCGGTTGGGCGATGGTCGTGGTATGTTTCGTCTTTTCCGTTTACTACTCTCACTGTATAACCTGGATCATCTATTACTTCGGCATGTCCTTCTTCCCCGAGCTGCCCTGGGCCAACTGCAATAACACATGGAATACCCCAAACTGCGGGACAACAAACTTCACCGCCATGGCCATGAATTACAGCCTGTCGCAAAATGAAACAGATATCAAACCACCCTTCCTGATGGACGATCCTGAGAATAGAGACCAGCCCGCTCTCCACATGAGCCGCAATGAGTCTATGGCCTTCCAGAAGCTGATGTCCCCTGCAGAGGAATTTTGGCAGTAAGTTTGTAACGGCCTTTGGGTGATGCTGTCTCTAGTTTCGATTTACGATGGACGAGGTTTGAATACCAGGGATGGTTAGTCACGTCCATTCTTCTTCTCTCTATTTGCAGGTTTCATGTGTTAGAACTGACTGATGATGTCGGCATCATGGGCGGCATACGATGGCAGCTTGTCTTATGTCACCTCGCTGCCTGGATCTTTGTCTACCTGTGCCTAATAAAGGGTATAAAGTCACTGGGAAAGGTTGGTACCGCGAGGAGATGGCATTGTTGATCATGGCCATTCTAACGGCATATCTCAGATTCAAGCCTAATAAAGGGTATAAAGTCACTGGGAAAGGTTGGTATCGCGAGGAGATGGCATTGTTGATCATGGCCATTCTAACGGCATACATCAGATTCAAGAGACTGGCCAAATCCAATGTAATTGACTTTAGAAACGTCGTTTTGAGATGAAGGAAAGGTACCACTATTGAAAGCAGATATTTGTAAACATGTATATAACAAAGGATTTAACCGTACCTTCACTGCATAATTTGCATATTCATAACCGTGTTTATGCAGCTGACGAATAGCAAACAAGTGTAGGCCTATTGATCAAGTCATTAGGTCATACGCGTCAGGAATGATTGGGCCTTATTTGTTGTCGTCAGGCGGGTCCATACCCCTTGATGCACACGGTCCATTGCCTGAAGCGACCCGCAAATGAGGGGTTTTGTTGCCGCTCGTTGCGATGGTCATCTGGCATTACCTGAACTTGGGCTTCACTGAAGGAGTACTAGGCCCTGGTTGATTTTTAGCCTGGACTCAACCGGTAGATTGCTGAAGACAGTTTGACCAACCGAGCAAAGACCTCAGTGTTCCATTCACTCATCTCATATTCTCTCCTTCTGTTCCAGGCTGTTTACGTGACCGCTATCGCTCCCTATATCTTTCTCACCATCCTTCTCGTCAGGGGTTGCATGCTTCCAGGAGCAAACGAAGGCATTAAATACTACATCACACCT
Above is a window of Lineus longissimus chromosome 3, tnLinLong1.2, whole genome shotgun sequence DNA encoding:
- the LOC135485135 gene encoding metabotropic glutamate receptor 4-like, coding for MTLRALILVLFAFISPGCTLNPLVAELEGDVILGVVLPVHQRTGISNCGRISSHGIQAMQAISDALHEINSRTDFPPIVIGAVFLDTCNVPLRAASLVMSHFQPDGVLGNLANVLKIRCPSGQHPNIQAVSVLQKVVGVISGARSFENHRLATISGLLGIPVVSYRSSYRQVPLGDIARLVGNEVPFLTSSPDFPLDESPPICELLRRLESNYVSLVTGEDYASYMISKGMETCLRRNRICIAARLMMKEESSPLEYEQILDGLNSHPSAKYVIVIDGRGSKNVRGLFAAARRRGLTGRFRWLDGSGWGADGSFDVTGLEDVILGAITVQPRPIEDFRLKESHSSQPSVFAEYLKPNITEGFINPELIYAREAVYAYAYALMGMYRELCPGRPAVGLCSRMWPSNGTVHQGSHLYKKLKEVRFSEGAGQPFYFNSRNEGRKNLLLKQYTKVDGRYSWQQIGTYEDTADLETRLTIQPSASQALESLTPSVCSLPCQSHERKSYMTSPGCCWICVNGD
- the LOC135485132 gene encoding sodium- and chloride-dependent GABA transporter 2-like produces the protein MSKFSKLRLPKWSKNKAKSSEVNTSAVNSRTELFFNSVNNDRVLLPTTSLDDDGLGTDHIPNPSDSDSSGSSESIVIEVEHWNNHIEFFFSLLGNSVGLGNVWRFPYICMRNGGGAFLIPYFFALTMVGVPLYYLEVVIGQFSGLRVTQAWSFCPLFEGIGWAMVVVCFVFSVYYSHCITWIIYYFGMSFFPELPWANCNNTWNTPNCGTTNFTAMAMNYSLSQNETDIKPPFLMDDPENRDQPALHMSRNESMAFQKLMSPAEEFWQFHVLELTDDVGIMGGIRWQLVLCHLAAWIFVYLCLIKGIKSLGKAVYVTAIAPYIFLTILLVRGCMLPGANEGIKYYITPQWEKLKDFQIWSEAFLQIFYSVGLCIGPVLTFSSFNRFNSNCHRDALLITIINCLTSFYGGFAIFSIVGFISYRSGIKVEDAITSGPGLAFIAYPEGLAQLPFPQLWSVLFFLTLCTLGFGTQFGHMMTVVSGVTDRWPQYFKGKSRWILTVHTAIGILVGLVFCTRGGMYYFQLVDWYGTPFTMVLNCIFEAIAISWIYGLNQIFSDIELMLGKKPWITYKAFWGVIAPVLMVVFFTYSMTGFVEPTYGKYTYPRWAIGMGWLVALASMLQIPGFAIKNLVMAKGSFKKRLRTVLSPSELWKPQSKEHQAGYKYRTNLGASNEHYKLKEISTESC